A stretch of the Trichocoleus sp. FACHB-46 genome encodes the following:
- a CDS encoding diflavin flavoprotein translates to MVETKPRDVQILPIALDTTALRSRSWTRLRFEIEYARQRGTTANSFLVRGDQTALIDPPGESFAETYLTELKKRLNLKQLDYVILGHVNPNRAITLQALLDIAPQITFVCSNPGAIALRKALGEQDLNILVVRGEETLDLGQGHHLQFIPTPSPRWPDSLCTYDPKTQILYTDKFFGAHICGDQVFDEGWTVFSDDRRYYYDCLMAPHARQVETALDKLADLTVKFYAPGHGPLVRYGLTELTHNYQQWSQQQKSQELSVALLYASAYGNTATLAQAIARGITKAGVGVESINCEIAEPGEIQAAVEKCAGFIMGSPTLGGHAPTPIQTALGIVLSTAAKNKLAGVFGSFGWSGEAIDLIEGKFKDAGFTLGFETIRVKFKPTEVTIKMCEEAGTDFAQALKKAKKVREPRQPATSLEQAVGRIVGSLCIVTSKQEEVASAMLASWVSQATFSPPGLTVAVAKERAIESLMYPGSRFVLNVLAEGNHIGLMKQFLKPFGPAEDRFQGVETELTSDGAPILKDALAYIECRIENRMECGDHWLLYAIADSGKVLQQSNALTAVHHRKTGTHY, encoded by the coding sequence ATGGTGGAAACTAAACCCAGAGACGTACAAATCTTACCGATCGCCCTGGATACAACCGCTTTGCGATCGCGCAGTTGGACTCGTCTCCGCTTTGAGATTGAGTACGCCCGACAGCGAGGCACCACAGCCAACTCCTTCCTGGTTCGTGGGGATCAAACTGCTCTGATTGATCCGCCGGGTGAATCGTTTGCAGAAACCTATCTCACCGAATTAAAGAAGCGGCTGAATCTGAAGCAACTGGATTATGTAATTCTGGGGCACGTCAACCCTAACCGAGCGATCACGTTGCAAGCCTTGCTCGACATTGCGCCCCAAATTACCTTTGTTTGTTCCAATCCAGGGGCGATCGCTCTCCGCAAGGCGCTGGGTGAACAAGACCTCAATATTCTGGTGGTGCGGGGAGAAGAAACCTTAGATCTGGGTCAGGGGCACCATCTTCAATTTATCCCCACGCCTAGCCCCCGCTGGCCCGACAGCCTCTGCACCTACGACCCCAAAACCCAAATTCTCTACACCGATAAATTCTTTGGAGCGCATATCTGTGGCGACCAGGTGTTTGATGAAGGCTGGACTGTCTTTAGTGACGATCGCCGCTACTACTACGACTGTTTGATGGCTCCTCACGCTCGTCAAGTCGAGACGGCGCTGGATAAGCTAGCTGATCTAACAGTGAAGTTCTACGCGCCGGGACATGGGCCTTTGGTACGCTATGGCCTCACAGAACTAACCCATAACTACCAGCAGTGGAGCCAACAGCAGAAGTCGCAAGAACTTTCAGTGGCACTGCTGTACGCCTCAGCTTATGGCAACACTGCAACTCTGGCTCAGGCGATCGCGCGAGGCATTACCAAAGCAGGTGTTGGCGTAGAATCCATCAACTGCGAAATTGCTGAACCGGGTGAAATCCAAGCAGCGGTGGAGAAGTGCGCCGGATTCATCATGGGTTCGCCCACCTTGGGTGGTCATGCTCCTACCCCGATTCAAACCGCACTAGGAATTGTGCTCTCTACGGCAGCTAAGAACAAACTCGCCGGAGTGTTTGGTTCTTTTGGTTGGAGTGGGGAGGCGATCGACCTGATCGAAGGCAAGTTTAAGGATGCTGGATTTACCTTGGGTTTTGAGACGATTCGGGTCAAGTTCAAACCCACGGAAGTCACGATCAAAATGTGTGAGGAGGCGGGCACTGACTTTGCCCAAGCGCTGAAGAAAGCCAAGAAGGTCCGAGAGCCGAGACAACCTGCGACCTCATTGGAGCAAGCGGTAGGCCGAATTGTCGGTTCGCTTTGCATCGTTACCTCTAAGCAAGAAGAGGTGGCGAGTGCGATGTTGGCTTCCTGGGTATCTCAAGCCACCTTTAGCCCGCCAGGTTTGACTGTGGCTGTGGCAAAAGAGCGGGCAATCGAATCCTTGATGTATCCTGGTAGCCGCTTTGTACTCAACGTTCTGGCGGAAGGGAACCATATTGGTTTAATGAAGCAATTTCTGAAGCCGTTTGGTCCTGCGGAAGACCGCTTCCAAGGTGTGGAGACAGAACTCACCAGTGATGGTGCTCCTATCCTCAAAGATGCACTGGCTTATATAGAATGCCGTATCGAAAACCGGATGGAATGTGGCGATCATTGGTTGCTGTATGCGATCGCGGATAGCGGTAAAGTCCTGCAACAGTCTAATGCCCTCACCGCCGTCCACCACCGCAAAACTGGCACCCATTATTAA
- a CDS encoding phycobiliprotein lyase, which translates to MAPLLQFAKTTEEALIAEFFRKSEGQWRSERRYYTLPEGETQEMVSFITIRFLEAGCDKLARLAALHELSDAVSLSCGAHVTWESRESVSGRKKSKGSTLFGAAGNILYRDRGFATVKPVKAEYHFSTPQTLCLKTEYDGSMFEEELKLVGDNYRTRQTIISRAGEQQMIGQYLEKRM; encoded by the coding sequence GTGGCACCACTTCTACAGTTTGCAAAAACGACAGAGGAAGCTTTGATCGCTGAGTTTTTCCGCAAATCGGAGGGTCAGTGGCGATCGGAACGGCGCTACTACACGCTTCCCGAAGGAGAGACGCAAGAAATGGTGAGCTTTATCACCATTCGCTTCTTAGAAGCAGGTTGTGATAAACTGGCACGCTTGGCAGCCTTGCATGAATTGAGTGATGCAGTCAGCCTTAGTTGCGGAGCCCACGTTACTTGGGAGAGCCGAGAGTCCGTCTCAGGCCGCAAGAAATCTAAAGGTTCAACGCTGTTTGGGGCCGCTGGCAATATTCTGTATCGCGATCGCGGTTTCGCTACAGTCAAACCTGTGAAAGCGGAATACCACTTCTCAACTCCTCAAACCCTTTGCCTCAAGACTGAATACGACGGTTCGATGTTTGAGGAAGAACTGAAGCTGGTGGGTGACAACTATCGCACTCGCCAAACCATCATCTCGCGCGCGGGTGAGCAGCAGATGATTGGTCAATATTTAGAAAAACGGATGTAG
- a CDS encoding TetR/AcrR family transcriptional regulator — translation MRIGNRPPQSEAETRTRILQAAQRLFSRQGYDGTTTRDLAQAAGVAEGTLFRHFSNKKAILIEVATQGWIEILTDLLTELSEMGSYKAVAQVMRRRMLNLHQNMDMLRVCFMEAQFHPDLRDRIQLEVVDKMTDVAEAFFQTAMDRGVYRPMNPRIVARIFLGMFTIAGFSQDTVMGEKASPKAMQEMAEGLADIFLNGVLVKE, via the coding sequence ATGCGAATTGGCAATCGACCGCCTCAATCGGAAGCAGAAACGCGAACTCGGATTCTGCAAGCTGCCCAACGATTATTCTCGCGCCAAGGTTACGACGGTACGACCACGCGAGATTTAGCTCAAGCAGCGGGTGTGGCAGAGGGGACGCTGTTTCGGCATTTTTCTAACAAGAAGGCAATTTTGATTGAAGTTGCCACGCAGGGATGGATAGAGATTCTCACCGATTTGCTGACCGAGCTGAGTGAAATGGGTAGCTATAAGGCCGTGGCTCAGGTGATGCGACGACGGATGCTGAACCTGCACCAGAATATGGACATGCTGCGGGTTTGCTTTATGGAAGCGCAGTTCCACCCCGATTTGCGCGATCGCATCCAACTAGAAGTGGTCGATAAGATGACGGATGTGGCCGAAGCCTTCTTCCAGACCGCAATGGATCGCGGTGTTTATCGCCCCATGAATCCCAGAATAGTAGCTCGTATCTTCTTGGGCATGTTTACGATCGCGGGTTTTAGTCAAGATACTGTGATGGGTGAGAAGGCTTCACCCAAAGCTATGCAGGAAATGGCCGAAGGTTTAGCCGATATTTTCCTCAACGGGGTTTTGGTTAAAGAGTAG
- a CDS encoding Hsp20/alpha crystallin family protein, producing the protein MTLVRWEPFREVNSLQREMNRLFDRLANGDEGDLTNTRTPFIPAAEIYETGDAIQLKVEVPGLEAQDLDVQVSAEAVSIQGERKSETKTEEKGMIRSEFRYGQFQRVIPLPNRVKNEQVEAEFKNGVLTLTLPKVDGEKNKVVKINLG; encoded by the coding sequence ATGACACTCGTACGTTGGGAACCCTTCCGCGAAGTTAATAGCCTACAACGAGAAATGAATCGGCTCTTCGATCGCCTAGCTAATGGAGATGAAGGAGATTTAACTAATACTAGAACTCCTTTTATCCCAGCCGCAGAAATCTATGAAACAGGTGACGCAATTCAACTCAAAGTTGAAGTACCTGGGCTAGAAGCCCAAGACCTAGACGTACAAGTTTCTGCTGAGGCTGTTTCTATCCAAGGTGAGCGGAAATCTGAAACTAAAACGGAAGAAAAAGGCATGATTCGCTCGGAATTTCGTTATGGTCAATTCCAGCGTGTCATCCCCCTCCCCAACCGGGTTAAGAACGAGCAAGTAGAAGCAGAATTCAAGAATGGTGTTCTGACTTTAACCTTGCCCAAAGTTGATGGAGAGAAAAACAAAGTCGTTAAAATCAACCTAGGCTAA
- a CDS encoding diflavin flavoprotein, with protein sequence MVVLTDRAQRRLTIQTSEIAAETTTIRSLDWDRDRFDIEFGLKNGTTYNSFVIKGEKIALVDTSHEKFRQLYLETLTQVVDPAKIDYLVISHTEPDHSGLVRDVLALAPQATVVGSKVAIQFLEDLVHQPFKRQIVKNGDRLDLGNGHELEFVIAPNLHWPDTIFSYDTKTQILFTCDAFGMHFCDDRTFDEDLSEIEADFRFYYECLMAPNARSVLSALKRMGELPEVKQIATGHGPLLYYNVAEWVDRYRNWSQAKAKSEKTVAVFYVSDYGYSDRLSQALARGITKTGVAVEMMDLKSADPQEVQELVGRSAGLAIATPPVSGPAAATAQAALGTVLAAAKDKQAVGIFESYGGEDEPVDPLLTRFRESGLTVAFPAVRIKDTPNESVYQLCEEAGTDLGQWLTRDRAIQQMKSLNSDLDKALGRISGGLYIITAKKGNVGGAMLASWVAQASFTPLGFTIAVAKDRAIESLMQVGDRFVLNVLEEGNHLGLMKHFLKRFPPGADRFAGVKTQPAQNGSPILTEALAYLECEVSSRMECNDHWIVYSTVQEGRVSNPDALTAVHHRKVGNHY encoded by the coding sequence ATGGTAGTGCTGACTGACCGGGCTCAACGTAGACTGACGATACAAACGAGCGAAATTGCTGCGGAAACCACCACGATTCGCTCATTAGATTGGGACCGCGATCGCTTTGACATCGAGTTTGGTCTAAAGAATGGCACGACCTACAACTCCTTTGTCATTAAAGGCGAAAAGATTGCGCTGGTCGATACGTCTCACGAGAAGTTTCGCCAACTCTACTTAGAGACGCTGACTCAGGTCGTAGACCCAGCCAAAATTGATTATTTGGTGATTAGCCATACCGAGCCAGACCACAGCGGCTTAGTACGGGATGTCTTGGCCTTGGCTCCCCAAGCGACGGTGGTGGGTTCTAAGGTGGCGATTCAGTTTCTTGAAGATTTGGTACATCAACCGTTTAAGCGGCAGATTGTCAAAAATGGCGATCGCCTAGATTTGGGCAATGGTCACGAATTGGAGTTTGTGATCGCGCCCAATCTGCACTGGCCTGACACCATCTTCAGTTACGACACCAAGACGCAGATTCTCTTTACCTGCGATGCGTTCGGGATGCACTTCTGCGACGATCGCACTTTTGACGAAGACTTGAGCGAAATTGAAGCGGACTTTCGCTTCTACTACGAATGTCTGATGGCTCCCAATGCTCGTTCGGTGCTGTCTGCCCTGAAGCGTATGGGTGAACTACCAGAAGTGAAGCAGATTGCCACTGGACACGGGCCGCTGCTGTACTACAACGTGGCGGAGTGGGTCGATCGCTACCGCAACTGGAGCCAAGCCAAAGCCAAGTCAGAAAAAACCGTGGCGGTGTTCTACGTATCTGACTACGGCTACAGCGATCGCCTCTCGCAAGCTTTAGCAAGAGGCATCACCAAAACAGGTGTCGCCGTCGAGATGATGGATCTGAAATCGGCAGACCCGCAGGAAGTTCAAGAACTGGTGGGTCGGTCGGCAGGGTTAGCGATCGCCACTCCCCCTGTATCGGGGCCAGCTGCAGCCACTGCACAAGCCGCTCTTGGTACAGTCTTAGCCGCTGCGAAAGACAAGCAAGCCGTGGGGATTTTTGAATCCTACGGCGGCGAAGATGAACCTGTTGATCCCCTCTTGACACGGTTCAGAGAGTCGGGCTTGACCGTAGCCTTCCCAGCGGTGCGGATCAAAGACACGCCCAACGAATCCGTCTATCAGCTCTGTGAAGAAGCAGGGACTGACTTAGGCCAGTGGCTGACTCGCGATCGCGCTATCCAACAGATGAAGTCGCTCAACAGCGACCTTGACAAAGCTTTAGGGCGGATCAGTGGCGGTCTGTACATCATCACCGCGAAAAAAGGTAATGTCGGTGGGGCGATGTTAGCCTCCTGGGTAGCCCAGGCCAGCTTTACTCCGCTGGGCTTCACGATCGCAGTTGCGAAAGATCGGGCGATCGAATCTCTGATGCAAGTAGGCGATCGCTTTGTCCTCAATGTACTAGAAGAAGGCAATCATTTGGGCTTGATGAAACACTTCCTGAAGCGATTCCCACCAGGGGCCGATCGTTTTGCTGGCGTGAAAACACAACCCGCTCAGAACGGTTCACCCATTCTCACTGAAGCGCTGGCTTATCTAGAGTGCGAAGTGAGCAGCCGTATGGAGTGCAACGACCACTGGATCGTTTACAGCACGGTACAGGAGGGACGAGTTTCTAATCCTGATGCCCTCACAGCTGTGCACCATCGCAAAGTGGGCAATCACTACTAA
- a CDS encoding aminopeptidase P family protein translates to MQIPSNSEALANALRDRRQRLAALLDGPVVLWSGGRSSRNFPANVYPFRASSHFLYFAGLPLENAAIRLEAGKLELFIDEGTPASALWHGSTLTRDEIATAIGADAAFPLTDLGMRSTGAATIPVQDAATRQQQAQILERSLPPANQLTGNDLALAQAIVTLRLTHDAAAIAELKKAAVATVNAHRVGMAVTPGAKTEAAVRAAMESVFVAQNMTCAYNSIVTVQGEVLHNEQYHHALKSGDLLLADVGAETTSGWAADVTRTWPVSGKFSPTQRVLYEVVLAAHDICIAKLEPGVEYRDIHLSAALIIAAGLLDLGILRGKPEDLVAMDAHALFFTHGVGHILGMDVHDMEDLGDLAGYETGRSRSDRFGLCYLRLDRPLRPGMLVTIEPGFYQVPAILNDPERRSRYKDVVNWDRLAQFADVRGIRIEDDVLVTESASEVLTAALPTKADAIEQLVTGE, encoded by the coding sequence ATGCAAATTCCTAGCAATTCTGAAGCGCTTGCCAATGCCTTGCGCGATCGCCGTCAGCGCTTAGCCGCTTTGTTGGATGGCCCTGTGGTCCTGTGGTCTGGTGGCCGCAGTTCTCGTAACTTTCCCGCCAACGTGTATCCATTTCGGGCCAGTAGCCACTTTCTCTACTTTGCAGGCTTACCGCTGGAAAACGCAGCGATTCGGCTAGAAGCAGGGAAGCTGGAACTATTCATCGATGAAGGTACGCCTGCGAGCGCGCTCTGGCACGGCTCCACCCTGACTCGTGACGAGATTGCTACAGCCATTGGTGCGGATGCTGCGTTTCCCTTAACCGATTTAGGGATGCGATCAACTGGCGCGGCGACAATTCCGGTGCAAGATGCAGCCACTCGTCAGCAACAGGCGCAAATTCTGGAGCGATCGCTTCCTCCTGCCAATCAGCTCACCGGAAATGATTTGGCGCTAGCTCAGGCGATCGTGACTCTGCGGCTAACTCATGATGCTGCGGCGATCGCGGAGTTGAAGAAAGCAGCGGTGGCAACAGTAAATGCCCATCGTGTGGGGATGGCAGTCACCCCCGGTGCTAAAACCGAAGCGGCAGTCCGAGCTGCAATGGAAAGCGTGTTTGTGGCGCAGAATATGACCTGTGCTTACAACAGCATTGTCACGGTGCAGGGTGAGGTGCTGCACAATGAGCAATATCACCACGCGCTGAAGTCAGGAGATTTGCTTTTGGCTGATGTAGGGGCAGAAACAACCAGCGGTTGGGCCGCAGATGTTACCCGGACTTGGCCCGTTTCGGGTAAGTTCTCACCCACTCAAAGAGTGCTCTATGAAGTGGTGCTAGCGGCCCATGATATTTGCATTGCCAAGCTAGAACCCGGAGTAGAGTATCGCGACATCCACCTCAGCGCTGCCTTGATCATTGCCGCAGGTCTACTAGATTTAGGTATTTTGCGGGGCAAACCTGAAGATCTCGTTGCGATGGATGCTCATGCGCTGTTCTTCACTCACGGTGTGGGTCACATCTTGGGGATGGATGTGCATGATATGGAAGATCTAGGAGACTTAGCAGGCTACGAAACAGGGAGAAGCCGCAGCGATCGCTTTGGCCTCTGTTACTTAAGACTCGATCGCCCGTTACGACCAGGAATGCTGGTAACAATTGAACCCGGTTTCTATCAAGTGCCTGCGATTTTGAATGACCCAGAGCGGCGATCGCGCTACAAGGATGTGGTGAATTGGGATCGGTTAGCTCAGTTTGCCGATGTGCGCGGGATTCGGATTGAAGATGATGTGTTGGTGACGGAATCAGCCTCTGAGGTCTTAACCGCAGCGCTCCCGACTAAAGCAGATGCGATCGAACAATTGGTCACGGGCGAATAA